CCCAAGCGCTTTGACATTAATGCCATCATGAGACCAAAGCACCATCATGGTCAGATACTGCAGATAAGTGAGGTCAAGTTTCTCCAGAAGTGGCCGATAGCTTCTAACCACTGCATTTGCAGCACTGTAAAGCGGGAAACAAATCTGATTCTCCAGTTTTATTTTGTCTTCTGAAGAAAGCTGGGGAATACCGGTAATCACAGGAAGTAACCCTCCGAGTTATATTGTGCACAATATACTTGATTCGCCGCGCGTACACCTATATATTGAATTGCGTACAATATAATTTTGAGCAATTATAATTGGAGAGTCTGCCTATGTTGTCATTTGAAAGCTATAACGCCGCGTACTGGGGTGTCTGGGTAATCATTGCCACAGTTCTTGTACAGTGGGTGGTCGAAAATGGTGTAAAAGCTGCTCAGGATGGCGCTATCCCGGGAAAAATAGATAACAGTCTGAGCCATTCTTCATTTGTTTTTCGTGCTCACCGCACATTCATGAACTCAATTGAAAACCTGCCAACCATGCTGGGAACAATATTTCTGGCAATATTCGTGGCCGCAGACCCTTTCTGGGTGACCACCTTTGTCTGGTGCTTTGCTTTGGCGCGCATTATCCACATGAGCTTGTATTACGGAATCGCCACAGAGAAGAACCCCAGCCCAAGAAGCTACTTTTTCGTCATCGGCCTTGCAGCCAACATTGCTCTACTGGGGTTATGCGCAATGGCACTCCCCTGAAGCGCTACCAATACCCAACATTCGGAATGGGCTTAATGATCAACCGTCGTTAAGCCCTGCTTTCATTTAACAGACCGGCACTTTTACAGATATCACCAAAATTTCAGGCAGGCTTGTTCAGGCAACCTGAATCAAAACAACAAAAAATACTTACCACTTGTTCAAATCACCACCTTATCGTACTAATATAGCCAACGTTAAATAAGTGAGTTCTACTTACTTAAAACAAAAAACAGGTTTTTATTACCCGGATATTTCAGCATTAACTGATTTCGGCTCAGTTTCGGCTGTTGCTTGACCTAAGTCCTGCAACCATTCATTGACAGCCACCCGAAAAAGCGGGCAGATTTCCAGCTGTTTTTATGATCGATACGTTTTCATGACCGACAAGGATCCCCCGTAATGCCCCACATGAATACAACAGTTTCCACAATAGTCTCTCCTCGCATTGTCATCTATGGTACCGGTCGGTACGGTTGCTTTATCGCCCGCCTCGCCTTGGAAAAAGGCTGGACAGTTGTTGCTGCCTATAACCGTGCAGGCGACAAGGTTGGCCAGGACCTTGGCCGTCTCGCAGGCCTCGATAGAGATCTTGGCATTATCGTTCAGGATTGCGATACCGCCAGCTATGACAACCTGAATGCCGATATCGGCATTGTGGCCATGACCAACCAATTGAGCATTAACTTCACTGCACACGAGCGTCTGCTGAATGCCGGCCTGAACGTATTGTGTCACGGCTCGGAATCTTCCTATCCCTACGGTTGTGACCCGGTCATTGCCGAGAAAATTGATACCCTGGCCAAAAAGAATAACGTGACATTTACCGGTGGCGGTATTTGGGATATGTCACGTATCTGGAGCGGTATTTTACTGGTTGGCCCCTGTACCGAAATTAAATCTCTTTTCCACAGCAGCATCACTGACGTCCACGGGCAGGCAACACACGAAAAAGCGATTGAAGTTGGAATCGGACTGACCCCGGAAGAATTTATTGCCAGAGGCTGCAACAGAGCACCGCTGGCGAACTCCTATAAAACCATTCCAGAGCACGTGTTAACGGCTGTGGGTTATACCGTTAGCGCCTCAAGCGTGGAAATAGAACCCGTAATTTACGACGAACCAATTAAAAACCCCTGGACCCAGGAAATGTATCCCGCGGGGATCTGCCTTGGTACACGTATCGTTGGCAAAATCGAAACCCATCAGGGTGTCACCGCAAGAGTCGAAGTTGAGCTGCGCGTCTTTAAAGAAGGCGAAATTGAGCATGCTTTCTGGTCTGTGGACGGTAGCCCCCGCAATGAGCTCAGAAACAACCGCAAAGACTCCGACCACACGACTGCTGGCTGCATGGTAAACCGCATTCCAAACGTTATAGCTGCTCAACCGGGTATCGTGCTGACGTCGCAAATGGGGCCGCTTACCACAACAGCCTTACTTTAATTTTTTTGGAACCTGACAATGACAAAAAGCTATTCCCTACCCCTGAGTACTGACGAACTACTGGCTGAGGCACGCAGGATTACCGGCATTGATATTGTTGATAATGAAGTCGTTGAACCCTTAACGGTTTTAGTCACATCAATTAACAATGAAAGTCAGTTACACGAAGCAGGGGCGATCGCCAAACAAAACAAGCTGCTGCGTCTGTTAAGCAATCGCTTACGTATGTTGCGGGACTTTACTGCTCACCCCGAGATTGCCGATGAAAAAATTGAAAACCCGGTCTTCATTCTGGGTATGGCACGCAGTGGCACCACCAAAACACACCGCGTTCTGTCGGCAACTGGCGACTTTAACTTTATGCCCCTTTGGCAGGTTCAATACCCCGCCCTGTTTACCGGGGATCGCGATGAGTCACCACAAGCGCGCGTTGACGCGACTGACGAATACTGCCGCTGGCTCGACGAAACTGCACCCGAAATCAAGCTGGGGCATAGCTTCAAAACACATGCCGCAGAAGAAGACTCCCTGCTCACCGAGCAATGTTTTGTTGCCCCGTCTTTTTTCGCCTATTCCGAAGTACAAAGCTATATGGAGTGGTTTGCCGGGCTGGGTAGCGATGGCATGAAAACCAACTTTAAATTTTTGCGTGATGTCATGAAATACCTGCAATGGCAAGGACTGGCTACCGCCTCAAAACCCTGGTTGTTAAAAGCCCCGACTTATTACGGCTTTGAACCTGAGTTGTTATCGGTGTTTCCCGATGCGCACATCCTGATGACCCATCGCACTCCACTCAGCACCGTGCCATCCATCTGCAAATTACTTGACAACTTCCACTTGCCATACAGCAATCTGAAGCCTGACCCTCAAGCACTAAAAACGGGTATTGCCGATTTGCTTAAGCTGCATTTACATAACCGGGAAACACACCCCACACTCAACATTCTGGATATTCTCTTTGAAGATGCCGTTAAGGATATGGAGACCGTCGCTGAAAAAATTTACGCCCACGCAGGCTTGGCGTTCTCAGAAGAGTCTCGCCTTGGAATACGTAATTGGGGTGCAAATAACCCGATCCATAAAGAGGGAAAATTTGAATATTCTCTCGAGGAGTACGGCCTTTCTGCCGACAATATCGAACAGGAAACAGCGGGTTACATTGCACTCATCGAATCGTTAAAAAGCCAACACTAATCTGACATCTGTCCAAATTTATCTGAAATCAGCGCGCAGGAATATCATCATGGCAAAAGGTTACCCAATACCACTTTCCGTCAACGAGCTACTGGCTAAAGCCAGAGAAATCACAGGGGTTGATATTATCGACGACGAGGTGGTTGAGCCGCTGACCATGCTGGTTAACTCCCTCAATAACGAAGCCCAGCTGCATGAAACCGGTGTCATTGCCAAACAAAATAAGCTTCTGCGCCTGTTGAGTAACCGGCTACGAATGTTGCGAGATTACGCGGCCCACCCCGAAATTGCGGATGAAAAAATCGAAAACCCTGTTTTCATCTTCGGCATGGCGCGCAGCGGCACCACAAAAACTCACCGTGTGCTGGCTTCAACCGGTGATTTTAATTACATGCCTTTTTGGCAAGTCCAGTATCCCTCATTATTTACCGGGGACAGAAGTGAATCTCCCCAAGCTCGTATCGATGCCGCCGATGAATACTGCCGCTGGCTCGATGAGACGGCCCCTGAGAGCAAGCTCGGGCACAGCTTCGAAACCTTCGAAGCCGAAGAAGATTCACTATTATGGGAGCAATGTTTTATAGCCCCGTCATTCTTAGGGTACGCCGAAGTACCCAGTTATATCGAGTGGTTTGCCCAGCAAGGCATGATGCCCGTATTCAAAATGCTCGAAAAATCGCTCAAGTATTTGCAGTGGCAAGGCCTAGCTACAGCATCAAAGCCCTGGTTGTTAAAAGCGCCGACTTACTATGGTTTCGAACCAGAGTTACTTTCGGTGTTTCCCGATGCCCATATTGTCATGACCCACCGCAGCCCTCTGAGCACTGTCCCCTCGCTTTGCAAACTGGTTAATCAGTTCCATATCCCGTTCGATGACGCACGGGTTAACTCCCAGTCATTGCAGACAGATCTCGCGGCAACACTTGATCTGCATTTAAGTAACAGGGAAACAACGCCCAACCTCAACATTCTGGATTTCCGCTTTGAAGATGCCGTGAACAACATGGAAGCCGTCGCGGAAAAAGTATACGCCCATGCCGGCTTAACATTGTCTGATGAATCTCGTGAAAAAATTCAAAACTGGGGAGCTAACAACCCTATTCACAAAAAAGGTAAGTTTGAATATTCACTGGAAGAGTTTGGCTTGACAGAAGAAGGCATCAAGCGAGACATGGCCGGTTACATCGCGTTTATCGACGCGCTCTAAAATGATGCGTAAGGCAACCTCTCCGGGTATTCCGGAGGGGTGCTAAATGAGTCCGAACTAGACAGTTCAGATCGCTACCTTGGTCGTTCCAAACCCTGTTGCTGGTAAAACTGATCGGTGTACTCGTCTAAACGGTTTTCTTCAATCGCCAGCCGAATATCACTCATCAGGTTCTGGTAATAACGCAGGTTGTGAATTGTATTTAGTTGAGCGCCGAGAATTTCACCACATTTATCCAAGTGGTGGAGATAGGCCCGACTGAAATTCTGGCAGGTATAACAATCACAACTATTGTCCAGCGGGCCGGTATCGTGACGGTGTTTGGCATTGCGAATTTTAATCACGCCTTCACTGGTAAACAGATGGCCGTTGCGTGCGTTGCGGGTGGGCATCACACAGTCAAACATATCGATGCCACGACGCACAGCTTCCAGAATATCCTGTGGCTTGCCGACCCCCATCAGGTACCGTGGACGGTTATCTGGCATTTCCGGCGCAAGATGCTCCAATACTCGCAGCATATCTTCTTTTGGCTCGCCCACCGATAGCCCGCCAATGGCATATCCATCGAAACCAATGTCTTCCAGGCCTTTCAGAGACTCACTGCGCAGCTCTTCATACATCCCTCCCTGCACAATACCAAACAGCGCGGAGGGATTATCCGCGTGAGCATCCTTACTGCGCTTGGCCCAGCGCAGTGAAAGCTCCATAGACTCCCGAGCCTGTTGCTCCGTTGCAGGGTAAGGCGTGCATTCATCAAATATCATGACGATGTCTGAACCGAGCTCTCGCTGCACCTGAATAGAGGTTTCGGGGTCTAGAAAGACTTTGCTACCGTCAATAGGCGACTGAAATGCGACGCCTTCCTCGGTTATCTTTCGCAAATCACCCAGGCTGAAAACCTGAAAGCCACCGGAGTCCGTTAGGATTGGCCCCTGCCACTGCATAAAGTCGTGCAAGGTGCCGTTATTGTCCAGGCCGTGTTCTTTTACAACTTCTGTGCCGGGCCGCAACATCAGGTGAAACGTATTGCCTAGAATAATCTCCGCGCCAATCTCTTTGATGTCGCGAGGCAACATGCCTTTCACCGTGCCATAGGTCCCCACAGGCATAAACGCAGGTGTTTCAACGGTACCACGCGGAAACTTCAATCGTCCGCGGCGAGCCTTGCCCGCTTCTCCGCTGTAAGTGCTATCCAGCTCAAAGCTCATAAAACACGGATGACTCATGGCAAAACTTCCTCAGGTGCACTGGGGTTGCGGGTTAAAAACATGGCATCGCCATAACTGAAAAATCGATACTGCTGTTCAACAGCCTGCCGGTATGCCTCTCGAATATTGGCATACCCTGAAAAGGCACTGACCAGCATCAGCAGTGTGGATTCAGGCAAGTGGAAGTTGGTCAACAGTGCATCCACCACTTTGTATTGATAACCGGGATAAATAAAGATATCCGTTTCACCCTGCATAGGTTTCAAAGCATCGCTCATAGCAGCGCTTTCCAGGCAACGAACACTGGTAGTACCCACAGCAATCACCCGACCTCCGCGGGCACGAGTAGCGGCAATCTGGTCACAAACCAGCTGGGGAACGTCTATCACCTCGGCATGCATTTGGTGTTCGCGGACATCATCAACGCGAACCGGCTGAAACGTTCCCGCCCCCACATGCAGAGTG
The DNA window shown above is from Pseudomonadales bacterium and carries:
- a CDS encoding MAPEG family protein → MLSFESYNAAYWGVWVIIATVLVQWVVENGVKAAQDGAIPGKIDNSLSHSSFVFRAHRTFMNSIENLPTMLGTIFLAIFVAADPFWVTTFVWCFALARIIHMSLYYGIATEKNPSPRSYFFVIGLAANIALLGLCAMALP
- a CDS encoding sulfotransferase encodes the protein MTKSYSLPLSTDELLAEARRITGIDIVDNEVVEPLTVLVTSINNESQLHEAGAIAKQNKLLRLLSNRLRMLRDFTAHPEIADEKIENPVFILGMARSGTTKTHRVLSATGDFNFMPLWQVQYPALFTGDRDESPQARVDATDEYCRWLDETAPEIKLGHSFKTHAAEEDSLLTEQCFVAPSFFAYSEVQSYMEWFAGLGSDGMKTNFKFLRDVMKYLQWQGLATASKPWLLKAPTYYGFEPELLSVFPDAHILMTHRTPLSTVPSICKLLDNFHLPYSNLKPDPQALKTGIADLLKLHLHNRETHPTLNILDILFEDAVKDMETVAEKIYAHAGLAFSEESRLGIRNWGANNPIHKEGKFEYSLEEYGLSADNIEQETAGYIALIESLKSQH
- a CDS encoding sulfotransferase, producing MAKGYPIPLSVNELLAKAREITGVDIIDDEVVEPLTMLVNSLNNEAQLHETGVIAKQNKLLRLLSNRLRMLRDYAAHPEIADEKIENPVFIFGMARSGTTKTHRVLASTGDFNYMPFWQVQYPSLFTGDRSESPQARIDAADEYCRWLDETAPESKLGHSFETFEAEEDSLLWEQCFIAPSFLGYAEVPSYIEWFAQQGMMPVFKMLEKSLKYLQWQGLATASKPWLLKAPTYYGFEPELLSVFPDAHIVMTHRSPLSTVPSLCKLVNQFHIPFDDARVNSQSLQTDLAATLDLHLSNRETTPNLNILDFRFEDAVNNMEAVAEKVYAHAGLTLSDESREKIQNWGANNPIHKKGKFEYSLEEFGLTEEGIKRDMAGYIAFIDAL
- the tgt gene encoding tRNA guanosine(34) transglycosylase Tgt gives rise to the protein MSHPCFMSFELDSTYSGEAGKARRGRLKFPRGTVETPAFMPVGTYGTVKGMLPRDIKEIGAEIILGNTFHLMLRPGTEVVKEHGLDNNGTLHDFMQWQGPILTDSGGFQVFSLGDLRKITEEGVAFQSPIDGSKVFLDPETSIQVQRELGSDIVMIFDECTPYPATEQQARESMELSLRWAKRSKDAHADNPSALFGIVQGGMYEELRSESLKGLEDIGFDGYAIGGLSVGEPKEDMLRVLEHLAPEMPDNRPRYLMGVGKPQDILEAVRRGIDMFDCVMPTRNARNGHLFTSEGVIKIRNAKHRHDTGPLDNSCDCYTCQNFSRAYLHHLDKCGEILGAQLNTIHNLRYYQNLMSDIRLAIEENRLDEYTDQFYQQQGLERPR